A stretch of DNA from Bactrocera neohumeralis isolate Rockhampton chromosome 6, APGP_CSIRO_Bneo_wtdbg2-racon-allhic-juicebox.fasta_v2, whole genome shotgun sequence:
ACCCTTTTAAGAATTCATCTTGGGTTAATTGACCATCattattttcatccattttggcgaaaatattttttgcacgcTCCTCAGCAGAATCTGCTGGTCGATTCGATGAACACGCGCCAAGCATATCGTATATGGCCTGCAACAAAAAGTGGAAAAGAATATAACGCACACAACGCGCTTAggtaattaa
This window harbors:
- the LOC126762372 gene encoding neuronal calcium sensor 2 isoform X2, with the translated sequence MYDVDGNGVIDIQEMTKIVQAIYDMLGACSSNRPADSAEERAKNIFAKMDENNDGQLTQDEFLKGCLQDEELSKMLAP